A stretch of the Polyangiaceae bacterium genome encodes the following:
- a CDS encoding transglycosylase domain-containing protein: protein MTRRTKLKLGGGLLGAALLAGALAFGPLVRAKASEQAARRGAALEIGAVRPGLGRVWLRDVAVRVPEVPALEVRLDSVEVRVTGALGVREVRAHGGSARVRGTLDEVREQVARWREKLPVSSGGGGATTYSADGLALDWEGLSEGRQLAWGVAYSRSGGREELSADLVRAMLAGISLEVRGGRAVLGRRDGRRVLERVSTEAVALVGDLGSSAPDRAAPVPSDGAAKAKPGEPADRWNSARLIDAERGPRLRAAFSRVAGLVAAALPEGSELDLGGLTARLVRAGETLNVGPARLRVVRAPDKVTASLLPAPDAEHALKLSLEVPLGEGPVGASVEGGPVSLAALGVQEGDFGLLDVNKASLEARASATLSADGKELGLSGNAKLAGLAAQKKWLAPTPVRGLGLAVRGRAAFWLDGTRLRIDSGEVEVGKVRVELKGEVEQSKDHKKIWLEGGVPLASCQSMLDATPEGLMPLLAGTRLTGTFALTGKLEVDTRALDKMLTKWSSVNECRITGAPAEIAPSRFSRSWTREVLDVTGRPVQVQSGPGTMGWVPKAAISKHMDTAVLICEDGAFFRHHGFDEEAIRNSIRENVKAGRFVRGASTISMQLAKNLYLSREKTLSRKLQEAVLTHLLEQELTKDQILELYLNVIEFGPGIYGIGPAAAHYFNSTPSQLSLGQSLYLASILPNPKRQYFGADGAVTPGWSEYLRKLMRIAVKIRRVSEAELEEALVEQVWFKKPSSPRIDGEHDSGGAELESPPLESEQQEY, encoded by the coding sequence ATGACACGGCGGACCAAGCTGAAGCTCGGGGGCGGCCTGCTCGGTGCGGCGCTCCTCGCGGGAGCGCTCGCGTTCGGGCCGCTGGTGCGCGCGAAGGCGTCCGAGCAGGCAGCCCGGCGCGGTGCGGCGCTCGAGATCGGCGCAGTCCGGCCGGGGCTCGGACGCGTCTGGCTGCGCGACGTGGCGGTGCGGGTGCCCGAGGTGCCGGCGCTGGAGGTGCGGCTCGATTCCGTGGAGGTGCGGGTCACGGGAGCGCTCGGCGTGCGCGAAGTCCGGGCGCACGGCGGCAGCGCCCGCGTGCGCGGGACCCTCGACGAAGTGCGCGAGCAGGTGGCGCGTTGGCGCGAGAAGCTGCCGGTCTCGAGCGGCGGCGGGGGCGCGACGACGTACTCCGCGGACGGGCTAGCGCTGGACTGGGAGGGCCTGTCGGAGGGCCGCCAGCTCGCCTGGGGTGTGGCCTATTCGCGCTCGGGCGGGCGCGAGGAGCTCTCGGCGGACCTCGTGCGGGCAATGCTGGCGGGGATCTCGCTGGAGGTGCGCGGGGGCCGTGCGGTGCTCGGACGCCGAGACGGGCGGCGCGTGCTCGAGCGGGTCTCGACCGAGGCGGTGGCCTTGGTTGGCGATCTGGGTTCTTCGGCGCCGGACCGGGCGGCGCCGGTGCCGAGCGACGGCGCTGCAAAGGCCAAGCCTGGCGAGCCCGCCGACCGCTGGAACAGCGCCCGGCTCATCGACGCCGAGCGAGGACCGCGGCTGCGCGCGGCGTTCTCGCGTGTCGCGGGCCTGGTCGCTGCCGCATTGCCCGAAGGTTCCGAGCTCGACCTCGGCGGGCTCACCGCTCGGCTGGTGCGCGCAGGCGAGACGCTCAACGTGGGGCCAGCGCGCCTGCGCGTCGTGCGCGCGCCGGACAAGGTGACGGCGTCGCTCCTGCCGGCGCCCGACGCCGAGCACGCGCTCAAGCTGTCGCTCGAGGTGCCGCTCGGTGAGGGGCCGGTGGGCGCGAGCGTCGAGGGTGGTCCGGTGAGCCTGGCGGCCCTGGGGGTTCAGGAGGGGGACTTCGGCCTGCTCGACGTGAACAAGGCCTCCCTCGAGGCGCGCGCCAGCGCGACCTTGTCGGCGGACGGCAAGGAGCTCGGCTTGTCGGGAAACGCGAAGCTCGCGGGGCTCGCCGCCCAGAAGAAGTGGCTCGCCCCGACTCCCGTGCGGGGGCTCGGGCTCGCGGTGCGCGGGCGCGCGGCGTTTTGGCTCGACGGCACGCGACTGCGCATCGACTCGGGCGAGGTCGAGGTCGGCAAGGTGCGCGTCGAGCTGAAAGGTGAGGTCGAGCAGAGCAAGGACCACAAGAAGATCTGGCTGGAGGGCGGCGTGCCGCTCGCGTCCTGTCAATCGATGCTGGACGCGACGCCGGAAGGCCTCATGCCCCTGCTGGCGGGGACCAGGCTAACGGGCACTTTCGCGCTCACCGGCAAGCTGGAGGTGGACACCCGAGCGCTCGACAAGATGCTCACCAAGTGGTCGAGCGTGAACGAGTGCCGCATCACCGGGGCGCCGGCGGAGATCGCTCCCAGCCGCTTCTCGCGCTCTTGGACGCGCGAGGTGCTCGACGTGACCGGGCGCCCCGTGCAGGTTCAGAGCGGGCCGGGCACCATGGGTTGGGTACCGAAGGCGGCCATCTCCAAGCACATGGATACGGCGGTGTTGATCTGCGAGGACGGAGCTTTCTTCCGCCACCACGGCTTCGACGAGGAGGCGATTCGAAACTCGATTCGCGAGAACGTGAAGGCCGGGCGCTTCGTGCGGGGCGCCAGCACCATCAGCATGCAGCTCGCCAAGAACCTGTACTTGTCCCGGGAGAAGACCCTGTCCCGCAAGCTCCAGGAGGCCGTGCTCACGCACCTGCTCGAGCAGGAGCTGACGAAGGACCAGATCCTCGAGCTCTACCTGAACGTGATCGAGTTCGGGCCGGGCATCTACGGCATCGGTCCCGCTGCGGCGCACTACTTCAACTCAACGCCGAGCCAGCTCTCGCTCGGGCAGTCGCTCTACCTGGCGTCGATCTTGCCGAATCCGAAGCGGCAGTACTTCGGCGCCGACGGAGCGGTGACGCCCGGCTGGTCGGAGTACCTGCGCAAGCTGATGCGCATCGCCGTCAAGATCCGCCGCGTCAGCGAGGCCGAGCTCGAGGAGGCACTCGTCGAGCAGGTCTGGTTCAAGAAGCCCAGCTCGCCTCGCATCGACGGCGAGCACGACAGCGGCGGAGCGGAGCTCGAGAGCCCGCCTCTCGAGTCCGAGCAACAGGAGTATTGA
- a CDS encoding TIGR03960 family B12-binding radical SAM protein, which translates to MRSVTALLDHPYAAFLQRVEKPTRYTGREHGSRRKDWDAVEARICLAFPDVYDIGMSHLGYRILYKILNDDPRTLAERCYTPWLDMQGELVARELPLVSLESGRPLSEFDVVGFSLQYELTYTNILTMLDLGGIPLRSAERGEDHPLVVAGGPVATHAEPMADFLDALLIGDGEEAATEIALAWTRGKREGLSRRARLLRLANLAGVYVPSLYATAVDADTGLEVVTGPALDPETGAPYPVPFPIERRVLPNLDAFPFPDDGPVGGPEAIFDRMSIEVARGCTEGCRFCQAGMIYRPVRERDPGEVVRTVQRALEKSGQDEVSLTALSTADVSAISPLIRDLAKKTAPERVSLGVASLRAYGLAEDLLDDMRQVRATGLTFAPEAGTQRMRDVINKNVTEAQLLETAERVFSRGFDKMKLYFICGLPTETDEDVLGIVEVGKNALGVGKRLGARPKVTVSVSVHVPKPHTPFQWCAMDTPDAIAHKQQLLRDAARDARGLKLRMHEPSSSFLEAVIARGDRRLSPVIEHAYRAGARFDSWEGRVQLELWRDAFRAFGVDEARYLGTLPVGARLPWDHVDVGLEDGFLAREYRKSLHSRLSPPCGKAKGMFVHHDNVTDASADQRRLVCYDCGVACDLTAMRDERIEFLREMSALEPRAQTRLPLISNAERRKQQPEAFRPVRPGNPPERWRLSFAKTGPLALLGHLDLIRELPRVIRRAGIKTHYTAGYHPKPDMSFGPALSLGVASLDEYVDVKLIDSPEAAELCSRLNQAAPPGLWFIGAALLGPNDPGVNRILDGARYVVGLAEGALSRAELEAKIAEFLAKTEHRVRREIEGVGKMVDVRAFVMSLRIGGGDALERAGIVGRSLPLEVEVRFSQSGAVKVSEVVGAVVGDVPYIAVRTALTGGGRSALELAAHRKVPVAETPVVVPFEG; encoded by the coding sequence TTGAGGTCCGTGACCGCCTTGCTCGACCACCCCTACGCCGCGTTCCTGCAGCGTGTGGAGAAGCCCACCCGCTACACCGGTCGCGAGCACGGCAGCCGGCGGAAGGACTGGGACGCCGTCGAGGCGCGGATCTGCCTGGCGTTCCCCGACGTCTACGACATCGGGATGAGCCACCTGGGCTACCGCATCCTGTACAAGATCCTGAACGACGATCCGCGCACGCTGGCGGAGCGCTGCTACACGCCGTGGCTCGACATGCAAGGCGAGCTCGTCGCGCGCGAGCTGCCGCTGGTGTCGCTGGAGAGCGGGCGCCCGCTCTCGGAGTTCGACGTGGTGGGGTTCTCCCTCCAGTACGAGCTCACGTACACGAACATCCTGACCATGCTCGACCTGGGCGGCATCCCGCTCCGGAGCGCCGAGCGTGGCGAGGACCATCCGCTGGTGGTGGCCGGAGGGCCGGTGGCGACCCACGCCGAGCCGATGGCCGACTTCCTCGACGCGCTCCTGATCGGCGACGGCGAGGAGGCCGCCACCGAGATCGCGCTCGCCTGGACCCGCGGCAAGCGCGAGGGCCTGAGCCGCCGAGCCAGGCTCTTGCGCCTCGCCAACCTGGCGGGCGTGTACGTGCCGTCGCTCTACGCGACCGCCGTCGACGCGGACACCGGGCTCGAGGTCGTGACCGGGCCCGCGCTCGATCCCGAGACCGGCGCTCCCTACCCGGTGCCTTTCCCCATCGAGCGCCGCGTCCTGCCGAATCTGGACGCGTTCCCCTTCCCCGACGACGGCCCCGTCGGCGGGCCGGAGGCGATCTTCGATCGCATGAGCATCGAGGTTGCCCGCGGTTGCACCGAGGGCTGCCGCTTCTGCCAGGCCGGCATGATCTACCGGCCGGTGCGCGAGCGTGACCCCGGCGAGGTCGTGCGCACCGTCCAGCGCGCGCTCGAGAAGAGCGGTCAGGACGAAGTGAGCCTGACTGCGCTCTCCACCGCGGACGTGAGCGCCATCTCGCCCTTGATCCGCGACCTGGCGAAGAAGACCGCACCGGAGCGAGTGAGCCTGGGGGTCGCGTCGCTGCGCGCGTACGGGCTGGCGGAGGACTTGCTCGACGACATGCGGCAGGTGCGGGCGACGGGCCTGACCTTCGCGCCGGAGGCAGGCACGCAGCGCATGCGCGACGTCATCAACAAGAACGTGACCGAGGCGCAGCTGCTCGAGACGGCCGAGCGGGTGTTCTCGCGGGGCTTCGACAAGATGAAGCTCTACTTCATCTGCGGGCTGCCCACCGAGACGGACGAGGACGTGCTCGGCATCGTCGAGGTCGGCAAGAACGCCCTCGGCGTGGGCAAGCGGCTCGGAGCCCGGCCCAAGGTCACCGTCAGCGTCAGCGTCCACGTGCCGAAGCCCCACACGCCGTTCCAGTGGTGCGCCATGGACACGCCGGACGCCATCGCCCACAAGCAACAGCTCCTGCGCGACGCCGCGCGGGACGCCCGCGGGCTCAAGCTGCGCATGCACGAGCCGAGCTCGAGCTTCCTCGAGGCGGTGATCGCGCGGGGTGATCGCCGCCTCTCTCCCGTGATCGAGCACGCGTACCGGGCCGGCGCCCGCTTCGACAGCTGGGAAGGTCGCGTGCAGCTGGAGCTGTGGCGCGACGCCTTCCGCGCGTTCGGCGTGGACGAAGCCCGCTACCTGGGCACGCTGCCGGTGGGCGCGCGCCTGCCCTGGGATCACGTGGACGTCGGTCTCGAAGACGGCTTCCTCGCCCGGGAGTACCGGAAGAGCCTGCACAGCCGGCTGAGCCCCCCCTGCGGGAAGGCCAAGGGCATGTTCGTCCACCACGACAACGTGACCGACGCCAGCGCCGATCAGCGCCGCTTGGTCTGCTACGACTGCGGCGTCGCCTGCGATCTGACGGCGATGCGGGACGAGCGCATCGAGTTTCTGCGCGAGATGAGCGCGCTCGAACCGCGGGCGCAGACGCGTCTGCCGCTGATCTCGAACGCCGAGCGGCGCAAGCAGCAACCCGAGGCCTTCCGGCCCGTGCGCCCGGGCAACCCGCCCGAGCGCTGGCGCTTGTCCTTCGCGAAGACCGGCCCGCTGGCGCTGCTCGGGCACCTGGACCTGATCCGCGAGCTGCCGCGGGTCATCCGCCGCGCTGGCATCAAGACCCACTACACCGCCGGCTACCACCCCAAGCCCGACATGAGCTTCGGTCCCGCCCTGTCGCTCGGCGTCGCGAGCCTGGACGAATACGTGGACGTGAAGCTGATCGATTCGCCGGAAGCCGCGGAGCTGTGCTCGCGCCTGAACCAGGCGGCTCCTCCGGGGCTCTGGTTCATCGGGGCGGCGCTGCTCGGGCCCAACGACCCGGGCGTGAACCGCATCCTCGACGGCGCACGGTACGTCGTGGGCCTGGCCGAGGGTGCGCTGAGCCGGGCGGAGCTCGAGGCCAAGATCGCGGAGTTTCTAGCCAAGACGGAGCACCGCGTGCGCCGCGAGATCGAAGGCGTCGGCAAGATGGTGGACGTCCGGGCCTTCGTGATGAGCCTCCGCATCGGCGGCGGCGACGCGCTGGAACGGGCTGGCATCGTGGGTCGCTCGCTGCCGCTCGAGGTCGAGGTGCGCTTCTCGCAGAGCGGCGCGGTCAAGGTGTCCGAGGTGGTCGGGGCCGTGGTGGGCGACGTGCCGTACATCGCCGTGCGCACCGCGCTCACCGGCGGCGGCAGGTCGGCGCTGGAACTCGCTGCACACCGCAAGGTGCCGGTGGCGGAGACGCCCGTGGTGGTGCCGTTCGAGGGTTAG
- the fbp gene encoding class 1 fructose-bisphosphatase has translation MTQTSWSPPDASKAGATLETFVLEGMFQVPGATGTFTSVLNQISLAAKLITCRVRSAGLADVLGYTGETNVQNESVQKLDVIANEIVLNVLRRRGHCMGVASEELDHAVIFPEARGGYLVVVDPLDGSSNIDVDVSIGTIFGILRADRDKPITEGSFLVSGKDYAAAGYVIYGTSTVLVLTTGKGVHGFTWDPAAGEFFLSHENMRCPERGNIYSVNEGNHARWTDGVKRWASHMKEEDKADGRPYTHRYVGSLVADAHRTLIKGGIFAYPADTKSPKGKLRLLYEANPMAMIFEAAGGRAITGRGRVLDVVPSELHARVPLIIGSKTDVETFERFAGNEA, from the coding sequence ATGACCCAGACCTCTTGGAGCCCCCCGGACGCGTCGAAGGCGGGCGCCACGCTCGAGACCTTCGTGCTCGAAGGCATGTTCCAGGTTCCCGGCGCGACCGGGACGTTCACCTCGGTGCTCAACCAGATCAGCTTGGCGGCGAAGCTGATCACGTGTCGCGTCCGCAGTGCAGGACTTGCGGACGTGCTCGGCTACACCGGCGAGACCAACGTGCAGAACGAGAGCGTGCAGAAGCTCGACGTCATCGCCAACGAGATCGTGCTCAACGTGCTCCGGCGGCGCGGGCACTGCATGGGCGTCGCGAGCGAGGAGCTCGACCACGCGGTGATCTTCCCCGAGGCGCGCGGCGGCTACCTGGTCGTGGTCGATCCGCTCGACGGCTCCAGCAACATCGACGTGGACGTGTCGATCGGCACCATCTTCGGCATCCTGCGCGCCGACCGGGACAAGCCGATCACCGAGGGCAGCTTCCTGGTGTCGGGCAAGGACTACGCCGCCGCCGGCTACGTCATCTACGGCACCTCGACGGTGCTGGTGCTCACCACCGGCAAGGGCGTGCACGGCTTCACCTGGGACCCTGCGGCAGGTGAGTTCTTCCTCTCGCACGAGAACATGCGCTGCCCCGAGCGCGGCAACATCTACTCCGTGAACGAAGGCAACCACGCCCGCTGGACCGACGGCGTGAAGCGCTGGGCCAGCCACATGAAGGAAGAAGACAAGGCCGACGGGCGCCCCTACACGCACCGCTACGTCGGCTCGCTGGTCGCCGACGCCCACCGCACTTTGATCAAAGGTGGCATCTTCGCCTACCCGGCGGACACCAAGAGCCCGAAGGGCAAGCTCAGGCTTTTGTACGAGGCCAACCCGATGGCGATGATCTTCGAGGCCGCCGGCGGCCGCGCCATCACCGGCCGGGGGCGAGTCCTCGACGTGGTCCCGAGCGAGCTCCACGCGCGGGTACCGCTGATCATCGGCTCCAAGACCGACGTGGAAACCTTCGAGCGATTCGCCGGGAACGAGGCCTGA
- a CDS encoding class I fructose-bisphosphate aldolase has product MATDRVKEILSWYGSDNPGTKTNIARLLNTGALAGTGKLVILPVDQGFEHGPVRSFATNPDAHDPEYHFRLGIDAGCNAYAAPLGFLEACADKFAGQIPLILKLNNSDSLSKVEPCSALTATVDDALRLGCVGIGYTIYPGSGLRNTMYQDLKELTYEAKSKGLAVVTWAYPRGEGLSKDGETAIDVAAYAAHIAAELGSHLIKIKPPTAHIEQAEAKKAIEKAKIPVATLAERVRYCVQAAFGGKRIVIFSGGAAKGTDEVLDEIRQINAGGGFGSIVGRNAFQRPRAEGIDLLKKIIAIYKG; this is encoded by the coding sequence ATGGCCACCGACCGCGTGAAGGAAATCCTCTCCTGGTATGGCTCGGACAACCCGGGCACGAAGACCAACATCGCGCGCCTCTTGAACACGGGCGCCCTGGCCGGAACCGGCAAGCTGGTCATCCTGCCCGTGGACCAGGGCTTCGAGCACGGCCCGGTGCGTTCGTTCGCGACGAACCCCGACGCGCACGACCCAGAGTACCACTTCCGCCTCGGCATCGACGCCGGCTGCAACGCCTACGCCGCTCCGCTCGGTTTCCTCGAGGCCTGCGCCGACAAGTTCGCGGGGCAGATCCCGCTCATCCTCAAGCTGAACAACAGCGACTCGCTCTCCAAGGTCGAGCCCTGCTCGGCGCTCACCGCGACGGTCGACGACGCGCTGCGCCTCGGTTGCGTCGGCATCGGCTACACCATCTACCCCGGCTCCGGTCTGCGCAACACGATGTACCAGGATCTGAAGGAGCTCACCTACGAGGCGAAATCGAAGGGGCTCGCCGTGGTGACCTGGGCCTACCCGCGCGGTGAAGGCCTGAGCAAGGACGGTGAGACTGCCATCGACGTCGCGGCGTACGCGGCGCACATCGCGGCGGAGCTCGGCTCGCACCTGATCAAGATCAAGCCGCCCACCGCGCACATCGAGCAGGCCGAGGCCAAGAAGGCCATCGAGAAGGCGAAGATCCCCGTGGCCACGCTGGCCGAGCGGGTGCGCTACTGCGTGCAAGCGGCCTTCGGTGGCAAACGTATCGTGATCTTCTCGGGTGGCGCCGCGAAGGGCACCGACGAGGTCCTGGACGAGATCCGTCAGATCAACGCCGGCGGCGGCTTCGGCTCCATCGTCGGGCGGAACGCCTTCCAGCGCCCACGCGCCGAGGGCATCGACCTCTTGAAGAAGATCATCGCCATCTACAAGGGCTGA
- a CDS encoding leucyl aminopeptidase, whose protein sequence is MALHIQTASGDPTSAAVDLLAVLVTEGGLDKQKVVADLDRALGGALLEHAKLADFAGKADQALDLPSMGRVKARRVLLLGTGPKRAHEPARLRACAAAATRAAQGAKAKSLALVLPAEGVDLRVVAEGVGLGAYRFTKYMTGDRVPKTDVKDVKLFVHKQAQADKSAIELGLKIAHAICLARDAVNEPPNELNPEALAQIARGLAKKNGLGIKVLDKKGIAAAGMKLHYAVGQGSANEPRFIHLSYVPKKPKKKLVFVGKGLTFDSGGLCIKPAPGMGEMKTDMGGAGAVLGLMAAVAALKPQVEVHGIVGAAENMPDGEAYRPGDVFGSLDGKTVEIVNTDAEGRLVLADALTYASRLSPDLLVDAATLTGACIVALGKNCSAFYATEDKNARELEVAAKEAGEQFWRMPLLDDLKEGLKSDVADLKHTADRWGGSITAALFLREFVGKTHWIHCDVAGPVLADAAKGAYPKGATGHPVLTFLKMVEHAAR, encoded by the coding sequence ATGGCTTTGCACATTCAGACAGCTTCGGGTGATCCGACCAGCGCCGCAGTCGATCTGCTCGCCGTGCTCGTCACGGAGGGAGGCCTCGACAAGCAGAAGGTCGTCGCCGACCTCGACCGTGCGCTGGGGGGCGCGCTGCTCGAGCACGCGAAGCTGGCTGACTTCGCCGGCAAGGCCGACCAAGCGTTGGACCTGCCCAGCATGGGTCGCGTCAAGGCACGTCGCGTGTTGCTCCTCGGCACCGGACCGAAACGCGCCCACGAGCCCGCACGGCTCAGGGCCTGCGCCGCGGCGGCCACCCGCGCCGCGCAAGGCGCGAAGGCCAAGAGCCTCGCCCTGGTGTTGCCGGCGGAGGGCGTCGACCTGCGCGTCGTCGCCGAAGGCGTCGGGCTCGGTGCCTACCGCTTCACCAAGTACATGACCGGCGATCGCGTCCCCAAGACCGACGTCAAGGACGTGAAGCTCTTCGTCCACAAGCAGGCGCAAGCGGACAAGAGCGCCATCGAGCTCGGGTTGAAGATCGCCCACGCCATCTGCCTCGCCCGCGACGCGGTGAACGAGCCGCCGAACGAGCTGAACCCCGAGGCGCTCGCGCAGATCGCCCGGGGGCTGGCCAAGAAGAACGGCCTGGGCATCAAGGTGCTGGACAAGAAGGGCATCGCCGCTGCCGGCATGAAGCTGCACTACGCGGTGGGCCAGGGCAGCGCCAACGAGCCGCGCTTCATCCACCTCTCCTACGTGCCCAAGAAGCCGAAGAAGAAGCTGGTCTTCGTCGGCAAGGGCCTGACCTTCGACTCCGGCGGTCTGTGCATCAAGCCTGCGCCCGGCATGGGCGAGATGAAGACCGACATGGGCGGAGCCGGCGCCGTGCTGGGCCTGATGGCCGCGGTGGCCGCGCTCAAGCCGCAGGTCGAGGTGCACGGCATCGTCGGCGCAGCGGAGAACATGCCCGACGGCGAGGCCTACCGCCCCGGCGACGTCTTCGGCTCGCTCGACGGCAAGACGGTGGAGATCGTCAACACCGACGCAGAGGGGCGCTTGGTGCTCGCGGACGCGCTGACCTATGCCTCGCGGCTCTCGCCGGACTTGCTCGTAGACGCCGCGACGTTGACCGGCGCGTGCATCGTCGCGCTGGGCAAGAACTGCTCGGCCTTCTACGCCACCGAGGACAAGAACGCGCGCGAGCTCGAGGTGGCGGCAAAAGAGGCGGGCGAGCAGTTCTGGCGCATGCCGCTCCTCGACGACCTGAAGGAGGGCCTGAAGAGCGACGTCGCGGATCTGAAGCACACCGCCGACCGTTGGGGCGGTTCCATCACCGCTGCGCTCTTCCTTCGGGAGTTCGTCGGCAAGACGCACTGGATCCACTGCGACGTCGCCGGTCCGGTGCTGGCCGACGCGGCGAAGGGCGCCTATCCGAAGGGCGCGACGGGTCACCCCGTGCTCACGTTCTTGAAGATGGTCGAGCACGCCGCGCGCTGA
- a CDS encoding OmpA family protein: protein MAKRTLLALMVAATGSWSSAALAQAAAEGSASTGEGVSLETTSEAGDDNYIELGLFAGALFPSEDHNFEDSKTESGARPHLKLKSVAPDFGLRAGYYPVRFVGLEIEGAFMPTKDEKDGKANLSAFRGHLVGQMPLGGVTPFVLLGFGSLGANSDSMGKDRDPALHFGAGVKIPVSQSLGIRLDLRDNMTQKDGGPTSAAGDGDQTHHPEVLLGLSLKLGLSKKEAPAVAPKDSDGDGFFDPQDKCPTVAGVAPDGCPPPDSDKDGFIDPEDKCPTEPGIAPDGCPDKDPDKDGILDPEDKCPNEAGVAPDGCPDKDPDKDGILDPNDKCPKEPETKNNYLDEDGCPDEVPAEVKKFTGVIEGIEFDTGKATIRPKSTATLDAAVKVLTDFPTVKLEISGHTDNVGKDDKNLKLSQDRADAVKKYFTDKGIDASRIQTRGAGPNEPIADNKTAAGKQKNRRTEFKLIQ, encoded by the coding sequence ATGGCGAAGCGCACTTTGTTGGCTTTGATGGTCGCCGCGACCGGCAGCTGGTCCTCCGCTGCGCTCGCTCAGGCGGCAGCCGAAGGATCCGCATCCACGGGCGAGGGAGTGAGCCTCGAGACGACCTCCGAGGCCGGAGACGACAACTACATCGAGCTCGGGCTGTTCGCCGGCGCTCTGTTCCCCAGCGAGGACCACAACTTCGAAGACTCCAAGACGGAGAGCGGCGCCCGCCCGCACCTGAAGCTCAAGAGCGTCGCGCCGGACTTCGGCTTGCGCGCTGGCTACTACCCGGTGCGCTTCGTCGGCCTCGAGATCGAAGGCGCGTTCATGCCGACCAAGGACGAGAAAGACGGCAAGGCGAACCTCTCTGCCTTCCGCGGCCACCTGGTCGGGCAGATGCCGCTCGGCGGCGTGACGCCGTTCGTGCTGCTCGGCTTCGGGAGCCTCGGGGCCAACAGCGACAGCATGGGCAAGGATCGCGACCCGGCCTTGCACTTCGGCGCGGGCGTGAAGATCCCGGTCAGCCAGTCGCTCGGCATTCGCCTCGACCTGCGCGACAACATGACGCAGAAGGACGGCGGGCCGACCAGCGCTGCGGGTGACGGCGATCAGACGCACCACCCCGAGGTGCTGCTCGGCCTCAGCCTGAAGCTCGGCCTGAGCAAGAAGGAAGCGCCAGCGGTCGCGCCCAAGGACAGCGACGGCGACGGCTTCTTCGATCCGCAGGACAAGTGCCCGACGGTCGCCGGCGTCGCGCCGGACGGCTGCCCGCCGCCGGACTCCGACAAGGACGGCTTCATCGATCCGGAAGACAAGTGCCCGACCGAGCCCGGAATCGCGCCGGACGGCTGCCCCGACAAGGATCCGGACAAGGACGGCATCCTCGACCCCGAGGACAAGTGCCCGAACGAGGCCGGCGTCGCGCCGGACGGCTGCCCCGACAAGGATCCGGACAAGGACGGCATCCTCGATCCGAACGACAAGTGTCCGAAGGAGCCGGAGACCAAGAACAACTACCTGGACGAGGACGGCTGTCCGGACGAGGTCCCGGCGGAGGTCAAGAAGTTCACCGGCGTGATCGAGGGCATCGAGTTCGACACCGGCAAGGCCACCATCCGCCCGAAGTCCACCGCTACCCTGGACGCCGCGGTGAAGGTGCTGACCGACTTCCCGACGGTGAAGCTCGAGATCAGTGGGCACACGGACAACGTGGGCAAGGACGACAAGAACCTGAAGCTCTCGCAGGACCGCGCCGACGCTGTGAAGAAGTACTTCACGGACAAGGGCATCGACGCCTCGCGCATCCAGACCCGCGGCGCCGGACCGAACGAGCCCATCGCGGACAACAAGACCGCGGCGGGCAAGCAGAAGAACCGGCGCACCGAGTTCAAGCTGATCCAGTGA
- a CDS encoding ferredoxin--NADP reductase has protein sequence MSAWLDTKIAERHEWAPGLATLKLEGSLSPFEAGQWANISLEIDGERVRRAYSLASAPGAPPELFVTLVAGGRFSPRLFELRPGDPLQIEKQPQGFFTLRWLPPAKELWLLATGTGLAPFVSMLRSGEVLARFERVVVVHGARTLGELAYRDELARLPVGYVAAVTREPGAEGVSHGRITTLLSSGALEEAAGLALDPERSHLMLCGNPQMIEEVSELLAPRGFRKHRQRKPGHLTAESFW, from the coding sequence ATGAGCGCCTGGCTGGATACCAAGATCGCCGAACGCCACGAGTGGGCGCCCGGCCTGGCCACGCTGAAGCTCGAGGGCAGCCTGTCGCCCTTCGAGGCCGGGCAGTGGGCGAACATCTCCCTCGAGATCGACGGCGAGCGCGTGCGCCGCGCCTACTCGCTGGCGTCCGCGCCGGGAGCGCCGCCGGAGCTGTTCGTCACGCTGGTGGCGGGCGGGCGCTTCTCGCCGCGGCTGTTCGAGCTTCGCCCCGGCGATCCGCTCCAGATCGAGAAGCAGCCGCAGGGTTTCTTCACGCTGAGGTGGCTGCCGCCCGCGAAGGAGCTCTGGCTCCTCGCCACGGGCACCGGCCTCGCTCCCTTCGTGTCCATGCTGCGCTCCGGCGAGGTGCTCGCGCGCTTCGAGCGCGTCGTGGTGGTCCACGGCGCGCGCACGCTCGGCGAGCTGGCGTATCGGGACGAGCTCGCCCGGCTGCCGGTCGGCTACGTCGCCGCCGTCACCCGCGAGCCCGGCGCCGAGGGAGTCTCTCACGGCCGCATCACGACGCTGCTCTCGAGCGGCGCGCTCGAAGAGGCCGCCGGCCTCGCGCTCGACCCGGAGCGCTCTCACCTGATGCTCTGCGGAAACCCGCAGATGATCGAAGAGGTGAGCGAGCTGCTCGCGCCGCGCGGCTTCCGCAAGCACCGACAGCGCAAGCCCGGGCACCTGACGGCGGAGAGCTTCTGGTGA